A genomic segment from Diospyros lotus cultivar Yz01 chromosome 5, ASM1463336v1, whole genome shotgun sequence encodes:
- the LOC127801950 gene encoding uncharacterized protein LOC127801950: MDAGTGELTRPSGSSNTSNDIGHFECNICFELAEDPVVTLCGHLYCWPCLYNWLHMHSHSHQCPVCKALIEEEKLVPIYGRGKTSSDPRHGMISEVDVPNRPAGQRPQTAPPPALYTNYFHQEGNGLVGGFVPVGTARNDFTFGGLFPFLNFQAQRFNYANAFGAGPGFPYWYPGSFHGGHPHGFYYQLNRGQRRNSFMKWFLLVGLAVLVYLISL; this comes from the coding sequence ATGGATGCTGGGACTGGCGAATTAACTAGGCCTTCAGGTTCAAGCAATACTAGCAATGATATTGGTCATTTTGAATGTAATATATGCTTTGAATTAGCTGAAGACCCAGTGGTGACCCTATGTGGACACCTATACTGTTGGCCGTGTCTTTACAACTGGCTGCATATGCACTCACATTCTCACCAGTGCCCGGTTTGTAAGGCTCTCATAGAGGAGGAAAAGTTGGTTCCTATATATGGAAGGGGCAAAACTAGCTCGGATCCAAGACATGGAATGATATCAGAAGTTGACGTTCCGAATCGTCCTGCAGGACAGAGGCCTCAAACAGCTCCCCCTCCTGCCCTGTACACAAACTATTTCCATCAAGAAGGGAATGGCCTCGTGGGAGGCTTTGTGCCTGTGGGAACTGCGAGGAATGACTTCACCTTTGGTGGtttgtttccatttttgaaCTTTCAGGCCCAGAGATTTAACTATGCTAATGCATTCGGTGCCGGCCCTGGATTTCCTTATTGGTATCCTGGTTCCTTTCATGGGGGTCATCCCCATGGATTTTATTATCAGCTAAATCGAGGACAGCGGAGAAATTCGTTTATGAAGTGGTTCTTGCTCGTTGGTCTGGCTGTGCTCGTCTATCTTATTTCATTGtag
- the LOC127801947 gene encoding cytochrome c biogenesis protein CCS1, chloroplastic isoform X2: MEIPTLNLSSSTLNPSQNQTRLLKSPPFFSNTQIYGLCCKRRLSLSITCKLKATREKRLREDSKNVAKKFSVSEGAPSTSDGAGNGRPPANDSAGSFKFFKKFPRKVLSVLSNLPLAIGEMTSIASLMALGTFIDQGEAPDFYFQKFPEDNPVLGFFTWRWILTLGFDHMFSSPLFLSLLVLLAASLMACTYTTQIPLVKVARRWSFLHSAEAISKQEFAETLPRASLEDLGIILMGAGYEGLAGRFAPIGVHLAMLLIMAGGTMSAAGSFRGSVNVPQGLNFIVGDVLGPSGFLSSPMEAFNTEVHVNRFYMDYYDSGEVQQFHSDLSLFDIEGKEVMRKTISVNDPMRYGGITIYQTDWSLSALQILKDDEGPFNLPMAPLKLNGDKKLFGTFLPVGNPESPDVKGISMLARDLQSIILYDQQGKFVGVRRPNSKLPIEIDGVKIVILDAIGSTGLELKTDPGVPVVYAGFGALMLTTCISFLSHSQVWALQDGRTVVIGGKTNRAKVEFPDEMNHLLDQVPEIIEPSPSRQSNSSSG; the protein is encoded by the exons ATGGAAATTCCCACTCTGAACCTATCATCTTCAACTCTAAACCCATCCCAAAACCAGACCCGTCTCCTCAAATCTCCCCCTTTCTTCTCCAATACCCAAATCTATGGCCTCTGTTGCAAGAGAAGGCTGTCCCTTTCAATCACTTGTAAGCTCAAGGCGACCAGGGAGAAGAGGCTGAGAGAAGATAGCAAGAATGTGGCCAAGAAGTTTTCGGTCTCTGAGGGGGCTCCCTCCACCTCAGACGGCGCCGGAAATGGCCGGCCACCGGCGAACGATTCAGCCGGCAGCTTCAAGTTTTTCAAGAAGTTCCCAAGAAAGGTTTTGTCGGTTTTGTCTAATTTGCCTTTGGCCATCGGGGAAATGACCTCCATTGCTTCTTTAATGGCCCTTG GAACTTTTATTGATCAAGGCGAGGCGCCAGATTTCTATTTTCAGAAATTCCCTGAAGATAATCCTGTGCTTGGATTTTTTACTTGGAGATGGATTCTCACCCTTGGCTTCGACCATATGTTCTCATCCCCACTTTTCCTCTCACTGTTGGTTCTTCTGGCAGCATCGCTCATGGCCTGTACATATACCACACAGATCCCCCTGGTCAAGGTAGCAAGAAG ATGGTCTTTCTTGCACTCAGCAGAGGCCATTAGCAAGCAGGAATTTGCAGAAACACTGCCTCGAGCATCActtgaggatttgggcatcATTTTGATGGGAGCTGGATATGAG GGGTTAGCAGGTCGGTTTGCTCCTATTGGAGTCCACTTGGCAATGCTGCTGATAATGGCAGGTGGAACCATGAGTGCTGCTGGGAGTTTCAGAGGTTCAGTCAATGTTCCTCAGGGTCTGAACTTCATTGTCGGTGATGTGTTGGGACCAAGTGGCTTTCTTTCCTCTCCAATGGAAGCTTTCAATACCGAAGTGCATGTCAACAGATTCTACATGGACTACTACGACAGTGGAGAG GTTCAGCAGTTTCACTCTGATCTCTCTTTATTTGACATTGAGGGGAAAGAGGTGATGAGGAAAACAATAAGTGTGAATGACCCAATGAGGTATGGTGGAATCACCATATACCAGACAGATTGGAGTCTTTCGGCTCTACAAATTCTGAAGGATGATGAAGGGCCTTTCAATTTGCCTATGGCACCGTTAAAACTCAATGGGGATAAGAAGCTTTTTGGGACCTTCCTACCTGTTGGGAATCCCGAGTCTCCTGATGTCAAGGGAAT ATCAATGCTCGCACGTGACCTGCAGTCGATCATTCTCTATGATCAACAAGGAAAATTTGTAGGAGTTAGACGGCCCAACTCTAAGCTCCCTATTGAGATTGATGGTGTGAAAATCGTTATTTTGGATGCAATTGGTAGTACTGGCCTTGAGTTGAAG ACTGACCCAGGGGTGCCAGTTGTTTATGCTGGCTTTGGTGCTCTAATGCTCACCACTTGCATCagttttctctctcactctcag GTATGGGCCTTACAAGATGGAAGAACCGTTGTCATTGGCGGGAAGACTAACCGAGCCAAGGTTGAATTCCCGGATGAGATGAACCATTTGTTAGATCAGGTTCCAGAGATAATTGAACCATCTCCTTCCCGCCAATCTAACAGCTCTAGTGGCTAG
- the LOC127801947 gene encoding cytochrome c biogenesis protein CCS1, chloroplastic isoform X1, translating into MEIPTLNLSSSTLNPSQNQTRLLKSPPFFSNTQIYGLCCKRRLSLSITCKLKATREKRLREDSKNVAKKFSVSEGAPSTSDGAGNGRPPANDSAGSFKFFKKFPRKVLSVLSNLPLAIGEMTSIASLMALGTFIDQGEAPDFYFQKFPEDNPVLGFFTWRWILTLGFDHMFSSPLFLSLLVLLAASLMACTYTTQIPLVKVARRWSFLHSAEAISKQEFAETLPRASLEDLGIILMGAGYEVFLKGTSLYAFKGLAGRFAPIGVHLAMLLIMAGGTMSAAGSFRGSVNVPQGLNFIVGDVLGPSGFLSSPMEAFNTEVHVNRFYMDYYDSGEVQQFHSDLSLFDIEGKEVMRKTISVNDPMRYGGITIYQTDWSLSALQILKDDEGPFNLPMAPLKLNGDKKLFGTFLPVGNPESPDVKGISMLARDLQSIILYDQQGKFVGVRRPNSKLPIEIDGVKIVILDAIGSTGLELKTDPGVPVVYAGFGALMLTTCISFLSHSQVWALQDGRTVVIGGKTNRAKVEFPDEMNHLLDQVPEIIEPSPSRQSNSSSG; encoded by the exons ATGGAAATTCCCACTCTGAACCTATCATCTTCAACTCTAAACCCATCCCAAAACCAGACCCGTCTCCTCAAATCTCCCCCTTTCTTCTCCAATACCCAAATCTATGGCCTCTGTTGCAAGAGAAGGCTGTCCCTTTCAATCACTTGTAAGCTCAAGGCGACCAGGGAGAAGAGGCTGAGAGAAGATAGCAAGAATGTGGCCAAGAAGTTTTCGGTCTCTGAGGGGGCTCCCTCCACCTCAGACGGCGCCGGAAATGGCCGGCCACCGGCGAACGATTCAGCCGGCAGCTTCAAGTTTTTCAAGAAGTTCCCAAGAAAGGTTTTGTCGGTTTTGTCTAATTTGCCTTTGGCCATCGGGGAAATGACCTCCATTGCTTCTTTAATGGCCCTTG GAACTTTTATTGATCAAGGCGAGGCGCCAGATTTCTATTTTCAGAAATTCCCTGAAGATAATCCTGTGCTTGGATTTTTTACTTGGAGATGGATTCTCACCCTTGGCTTCGACCATATGTTCTCATCCCCACTTTTCCTCTCACTGTTGGTTCTTCTGGCAGCATCGCTCATGGCCTGTACATATACCACACAGATCCCCCTGGTCAAGGTAGCAAGAAG ATGGTCTTTCTTGCACTCAGCAGAGGCCATTAGCAAGCAGGAATTTGCAGAAACACTGCCTCGAGCATCActtgaggatttgggcatcATTTTGATGGGAGCTGGATATGAG GTTTTCTTAAAAGGAACGTCTTTATATGCCTTCAAGGGGTTAGCAGGTCGGTTTGCTCCTATTGGAGTCCACTTGGCAATGCTGCTGATAATGGCAGGTGGAACCATGAGTGCTGCTGGGAGTTTCAGAGGTTCAGTCAATGTTCCTCAGGGTCTGAACTTCATTGTCGGTGATGTGTTGGGACCAAGTGGCTTTCTTTCCTCTCCAATGGAAGCTTTCAATACCGAAGTGCATGTCAACAGATTCTACATGGACTACTACGACAGTGGAGAG GTTCAGCAGTTTCACTCTGATCTCTCTTTATTTGACATTGAGGGGAAAGAGGTGATGAGGAAAACAATAAGTGTGAATGACCCAATGAGGTATGGTGGAATCACCATATACCAGACAGATTGGAGTCTTTCGGCTCTACAAATTCTGAAGGATGATGAAGGGCCTTTCAATTTGCCTATGGCACCGTTAAAACTCAATGGGGATAAGAAGCTTTTTGGGACCTTCCTACCTGTTGGGAATCCCGAGTCTCCTGATGTCAAGGGAAT ATCAATGCTCGCACGTGACCTGCAGTCGATCATTCTCTATGATCAACAAGGAAAATTTGTAGGAGTTAGACGGCCCAACTCTAAGCTCCCTATTGAGATTGATGGTGTGAAAATCGTTATTTTGGATGCAATTGGTAGTACTGGCCTTGAGTTGAAG ACTGACCCAGGGGTGCCAGTTGTTTATGCTGGCTTTGGTGCTCTAATGCTCACCACTTGCATCagttttctctctcactctcag GTATGGGCCTTACAAGATGGAAGAACCGTTGTCATTGGCGGGAAGACTAACCGAGCCAAGGTTGAATTCCCGGATGAGATGAACCATTTGTTAGATCAGGTTCCAGAGATAATTGAACCATCTCCTTCCCGCCAATCTAACAGCTCTAGTGGCTAG